The genomic interval cagctGGCATTGATATGAGGAGACTTTTAGAGTTTGTGGTAACCTGGACCAATTTGGCTAATTAGGAGCTCTGTGCATTGGGCTTCCAAGGTCATATAACAGTCAACAATCAGTCTGTGCCTGCAGCCCTTCAGTTTGATGGCTCAAGTCCAGTGGGCTCCATCCCTGTGCCTCCTCCTTCCATGGTTGGTCTGCTTCAGGAAGCTCCTATCTGAGACTGCATGGATAGAAATCCTGGGGCAGAGCCTGAGGCTTCATTGAGTACCAGGCATCAGATGGGCTCTGGATCTTCACTCCTTGGCCATGACCCAGCAGAGTCCCAGTACAAATCAGTAAGAGCTGAGGGGGGTGAATGACGGAGTATGAACTGTATGAAGCATTGTTTCCTCATCACCAGGACAGACATGCATTTTGGGAGAGCCAGATGGGAGAAAAAGAATGGGTCAAATTTCAGTTACCAGGATTGTGAAGTTTATGATCTTGGTTGTGGAGGGGTCCTAGAAATCTCATTCAGAGTCTTGCTTTCCTCTATCCTGGTTCTGCTTCCCATGGATAGCTCTCAGACCATAACTGAAAGTAGGTCCCACTGAACTCTTTCTTAAGCTCTCCAAGACATTTATGAAGGTGATGATGAGGATGAGGATAGTGTCCATCACATCATGAGCCAATATTAATTGACTTTTACAGATTTTTAGCTTTATTAAATTTACTACTGAAATTCACCtttttgtttaataataattaagcACTGTTATGTGCCAGTCATGGGTGTGGGCATTTTATACATGCTGAgtctttttaaatgataaaatcttCTTAACTAATTAACCCCTCTGGCAGAATTGGAAAAAATTAATATCCAGGATTCAAATACATGTCTATCTGatcaaaatttattcttttaaatatttttattggcataTATTAATGACACAGagtagtgggtttcattgtggcatattcatatatgcatatagcataatttgatcaatgtcaatcttcccttcctccattcagtcccccctccttccttctcctgacTTCTGCCTCTACTCTGTCTCTCTTATTATTGGTATATTTCTGAGCTCCAAACTCTGACTTTGCATTCTATATAGATTGTATCAATTTATGATGGAGTATGAACTGTATAAAGCATTTTTCCCATCATTTACCCAATGTCAAAAGTGccacattacttttatttttcaggaaagaaagaagcataatatttttatgtaatttgtgGTAGGATTTTAGGTTGAAAATCTGAAGACCTGTTTGAATTGAGGTTTGATTAGAGACAGAACATTTGAGCAGGTTGGGCAGGATCCTGCCAGGTGGCCTTGTCCCCTGTGAACTTAGTCATTCCCCTTCCCTGTCACTCCAGGATGAGACCCTCCTTCACTGTGCACTTCagtttggaatttttttgtgGAGCACAGGACAGATCAGTGGGTGGCATCTGGTGCTACAGTTATAGGAAGAATGTCTGAAATCAAGGGtgaattcagagaaaaagaagacagacacTCATTCAGTATAGATCCTCTCTCGCCACCCCAGGATATCCCTGCAGCTGTACACACGTTCCTCATTCTTGATATCAACTTGATCTCAAAAGCAGTCTGAAGTTCAGGTCTTGATTTCATTACTACTCAGTAGTCTAGAAAGGATTTTAAAGTGCACCTGGGGTAGACCTGTAGCTAAGACCTCTGTACCTCTGCTCTGTTTTGGATTGTTGGGAACAATGAGCAGAAGgggtgcatgtcacccagaggtgGAGAATTCAGTTTTGAGCCCTGAGGGCTAAATTTCCATTGCTGTGATAAAGAACAGGGTATGGATTCTCTTAGCTTAGGCCTTGTCTTCTGAGTTGAGTTGTAATTGAGGCAACTGCATCAAGAAAGGATTAAACAGATAAAGGATAACCTGTATGTTGTTAATATTTggtgaatataataaaaaattcagagaTTAAAAGCCACGGCTTACATGGCAGGCAAGTTATCTACAATTGAGTGATATTCCTAGACCCAGGGATTTAAAAAGGTTTGTTAAAAAgattataaagtatataaaatgggaaaatattgtCGCCatgttataaatgagaaaattgtcAGATGTGCTTACATTATTTTGGGCATTTTctcctttgctttgttttcaaacTATATCCTAGTGAAAGGTGATGAAATAATGAACCTGAGTTTCCTTCAGGTTTTTGAAGTAAATGAACTGCAATCCATGTTTCAGGAAGAATTGTCATGAATATGTCTATCTGATCAAAACCCAGGGAATTAAGTTTGATAATGAAATCTAGAGTTTGGAGCTTTGCCTGGGGTCAAAGTCCTCCCTGAAAAGGATTCACTTTGTGATCAGAGAAACAGTGAAAGCATTGCCAGCTCACTAAAGAACAGAGAATCTAGAAAGAAAAGTCCCACATATCTGTCCTTACCACAGATGTGGTGCTGCATTGATAGAGGGTGTAGGTGAATTGGTGTTGAGGAAAATGTTCAAAAAGATTCTCAACATTTCATTATGCTTTGACCAGTGACCAGTGCAGTGTGCACTAATTCTGTATTTGCTGTCAGGGATGTTatacatttgtgtattttctaaaaatgtttataaaaatttgaagttCATAAAATCCAAGAATAGGAATTACAAATAAGTATTCATAAAATGCAAACTACATTTGAGTGGATATTTACTTGCAAAAAGGAGGGAAATCAGAAATCCAAGATTACTGAGAAGTCGCTGGGAGGAAATTGGCCCATAACACAGTTTTGATTATGAGCTATCAACTTTAATTTAGTATCAGTATCTATAGTCTTAAGTCttgtaaatgttttctaaatattctatGTATAGGAGCATCATGCCATGGTTTTAgataaaaatagatacatttgAGTGcttcttaaattactttttaatgattatttcttCTGAAAGTGGAAAGGCGATtgcttattgtttatttctttcttaaaagaagCAGAGAATAAATGATATTATTCGTTATCCAGGCTGACTTTTACTGTGATTGGGAGCTTGTGTGTAATGttatgggtctttttttttttttgtgtgtgtgtgtgtgtgtgtgtgtgtagtactggagattgaaaccagggtgcCTACCCACTGTGTCACATcaatagccatttttatttatttattttttaaaattttaatacaagttctcacaaagttgcttaaagccttgttaaattgctgaggctgcccttgaatttatctcagcctcccaagacactgggattacaggtctgcaccaccacatctggcttatGTTATTGGCCTTATAACATTGTTGAGTGTCTATAAAGCAGATGTATGTAGAAGGAGCAGGAAAACAGAGAAACCAATAGTACGAGAGTTCCAATATGGTTGGGTTTATCACAATGAGAAATACTGCTGAAGGGTATAATCCACAAGTGTGAATActtaatatgtgaatatatgagtTCAAAATACATACAGAACTGTGGGTGCCTGtttacatgtttctttttttcccatttatttcaaAAGGTGTGCaaataatatagaagaaaaaaatctaacaatCATATCAGAATTTCATCTTTGTGGTTTCTCAGAAGATCCGAACCTACAGCCCCTCCTCTTTGGactgttcctgtccatgtacctggtcacagtgCTTGGGAACCTGCTTGTCATCCTGGCTGTCAGCTctgacccccacctccacacccccatgtacttcttcctctccaacctgtccttggctGACATCTGCTTCATCTCCACCACGGTCCCAAAGATGCTCACGAACATTCAGACTCACAGCAGAGCCATCTCCTATGTGGGCTGCCTGACACAGATGTCTCTTTTTGTCATATTTGCATGCATGGATGATCTGCTTCTGACTGtaatggcctatgaccgcttcatggccatctgtcaccccctgcATTATCCAGTCATTATGAACCTTCATCTGTGTGGATTCTTAGTTTTGGTGTCTTTGTTGTTTGCACTTTTTGAATCCCAGCTTTGTATTCTGATTGCATTAGGGTTTACCAACTTCACAGAGGTAgacatttctaatttcttctgtgACCCTACTCAAGTCCTTAGTCTTTCCTGTTATGACAACTTCTCTGGTAACATGATCAAGTATTTTCTTGGTGCCATCTATGGTTTTCTCCCAGTCTTAGGGATCCTTTTATCTTACTATGAAATTGTTTCCTCCATTTTGAAGATCCCATCTTTGAGTGGGAAGTACAAAGCCTCCTCTGCCTGTGGGTCTCACCTGTCagttgtttgcttattttatggAACAGGCATTGGAGCACACCTTGGTTCAGCTGTGTCATCCTCCCCCAAGAAAGACGTGGTGTCTTCAGTGATATACagtgtggtcacccccatgctgaacccctttatctacagcctgaggaacaaggacattAAAAATGCCCTGAGGAGGCTCCTCAGTAGAACAGTCTAATCTCAGGAATTTTGACCTCCATTTGATAAGTAGTTaggaaaatgcaataaaatgaagcaaataaatcTGGAAATACTGcattgttaataatatttttgtaatttattggATTTTATATATCAAGATATTTAATAGCAGATTGATGGCTGTCATTCTTTGGGAGGGATAAATGGGGACTTTTAATTGGAATTTTCAACATTGTAGTTGTGTGAACATTGAATGTGAATATCTGTTTGGAAACTGGCACAGTTTGAATCTGTTCTGTCTCCCAAAGACtcgtgtgttgaaggcttggtccaaAGCATGGCTGTGTTCAGATGCTGGGTGAGAAATGGTTGGTCCATGAGAGCTCTGACCTCATCTGTGGATTAGTCCACAGATGAACTCAGAGCTCAGTGGACTTCAGAGAGGTGTGAGAAACTGTGGGAGGGGCCACATATCTGGAGGGAGGGGGTTCTTGTGGGAGGGCCTTTGGGGCATGCAACTTTTTCTTAGccaatttctcttccttccttccttccttccttccttccttccttccttccttccttccttccttccttccctctgttcctcctttccttctctctctctctctctctctctctctctctctctctctctctctctctctctcttcctccctccctcccttcctctgtctcttcttCGTGGCTGatatgaggtgagcagctttcccctGCCATTCCCTTCTTCTATGATGCTGTGCCTCACCTCCAGCtccaagcaatggagccagctgacaaTGGACTGAAATATCTGAAGGTATGAGTCAAAAgaagcttttcctcctttatgtgatttttctttggcattttgtcacagtaacagaaaggtGATTAACACAGAGGTCATATAATTTTTGTGTATCCACATATTATATGAAATCTCACTTATATGCTATGAATCAGTGCCCAAGGATTTTGCAATGTTTATTGtaataatgaactaaaaaaacTAGTAATGCTTGTCTCTCAGGTAATGTTGCATAGCAGTTTAAAGCCTTCAAAGTAGATATATGTACCTTTTTAGGGAAAATTTAAACTACATGTTGAAACAAATAAGCACATTGCAGGGAAATATGTATTTTGTTGTATATTCCCTAGGTGAGATTTAGGTACTGTTTAGGCATGTGCTTAAGAAAactatttatgtatacataaataaatgaagacatgGAAACAACGACAGGAAAACCCACCCTTAAAATTTCTGAGAGTAGTTGCTTTTAGGGCAGAGATGTGCAGGAGAATAGTGTCAGGCAGAGATTCCaagaactgaaattttatatgaaGTCATTAAAATTCCTACAAGATTTAGTTGTCAAGAACAGTGATCATAATTTTTTGACGATGAAATGGATTTCTgtagttttttcttttacatttttattggtgcattttaattgtATGCAGTGTTTGCATCTATTGTTACatttttgtacatgcacacaatataacaacagaATTTGGTGatgtcactccccagcactcccccaaTCTTCTCCCCTCTTCCACCCCTTGGTTCATTTCCTCCGCTCTTCTGAcctccctttgcttttcatgcAATAATgccccacttttatttttcctctctatcttccacaaatgaaagaaagtatgtgacccttgactttctgaatttgacttactttgcttaacataatattctcacaTTTCATCTATTTTCTGCAAATGATTATTTGCATCAAGAACCTGCTATCCAAAACTGCATCAACGTTCGTCCTTAATGGGGCCATGGTACTCCTGCTAGGGAGGTGTGTTGGGGCTGCTCTCCTGGGAAATGACCTACCATATGCACAGGGCAAACCAGTAAGTTCTGTGGGAGATGAAGATTGGAAGAGGGAATGTCCTAAGCATTACCTCCTCCTCACAGTGATGAACATGATGTTTGAGTAGCCACATGGGAGACTGGTTGTGGTGATGGTAACCAAAATCTCATGCAAAGCGTTTCTTTTCCTGCCTTGATGATTCTATTTCCCATAGAGTTTCCTCCACAAAGGGAGTAAATACATTCCATTTATACTTCTCCTAAGCATTATACGGGTGTATGAATGTGATGAGGATGAGGAGATCAACCATAAATAACATCATGAATTTCTAGTAAGAGATTCCCGAGTGCCAGTGTTGAACAGTGTTCCATGCAGATTATCTGAATTCATCTGCAAGGTTTTCCCTAATGTCTACATGgcactttattttactttacaaaaatggGGCACAGTTTTTTTGTGTAACTCACGCTAGGTTTTTAGGTTGAATTACTGCAGCCACATTTGAATTGCACTGTGGAGTTGAGACACAGGGCACATGGGTGAATGGctcaaagaggaaaaaatcagtaaaaagtaGGTAAGAATAGCTGGACACAGACCTCTCCCACAGGGTATCCCTGGAGCTGCCCACATCCTCTGCATTCTTACTTTGAGCCCACTCAACATGAACAGAAGACCCAGAGTCATGCTTAGATTTTATTATGATTCAGGAAACTGACGAGTGGTCAGAGTGTACCTGAGATGTGTCTGCAGTTGAGACCTCTGGAGCTCTGCTTAGAATGTTCCTAATATTAGGAAACCATTAAAAAGATTCATTCATCAGGCCAGAGATTCACAATTTAGCATCAGTGCTGCTAGATCTACCTATCATTTCTTGAACACAGGGCAGGTTGTTAATGCCACTGAGAACCAGCAACTGAGGTGATTCTACTCATACAGTTGCACTGAAtacaaattaaacagaaaatgtttGTTCCCCATTACCATGACTTGGAAGTATAAAATAGGGGCAAATTCAAGCACCTTTGGAGTGTAGAAAAGATGTGCTGGTCTCCATGGTTGTGCAGAAGGCACCTGTATGCAGAATACTTCAGTTAAGCCAGAGGAACAGAGTCATTACTCCACCATTGAGGAGGCTGCTAGCATTCTCAGGATCTGAGGCACCCGATGGTAACGCAGGCTGGAAAATACAACATAATTAAATTCCAGTCATGGAAATGCCCCTTCCCTGAGTACTTGCTTTTTGTTTGAATGACTTTCTTCTCATCATGCTTCACAGAAGAGTGGTGGTCAATGGCTTGAGGTGGGAGGAATGGTGAGTTTTTTCACCTGGGTACACAGCTAAATtctagaagatggaaaatttCTGGATTTGAATGATAATGATTATGGCACAGCAATGTGAATGCAATTAATGTCACCAAAATATGTACTTAATGTGGTGCAAAtggtaatttttttgtatttatattgtaCCCCAATAAAATGGACATTAATCACAGATATatcttaaaaagcaaagaaataaaagaaaatagaatatataaacttCTTCCTAATTAGAGTTAGGGCCAGAAACTTATATGagcattcattttcctttgtcttcctCATTAATGATTGGAAATCCCTGGAGATGGGGATTTCATAGACTAATTAATCTAATTATAATTTCTGAGTATTGATCTTCCAAGGTCATATAATAGTCCTCACTCAGCCTGTGCTTGAAGTCCTTCAGTTGATGGCATCATCCAGTGACCTGTGTAGCTGTCTCTCATCCTGGGGTGTCTGCATCAGGAAGCTCCCGAGCACACGATCTGTTCCTGTGGACACAGTTGCTCCTTCCCTGGGCTCCACACTTGGTAGGGTCTCAGGATCAGCACTTCTTGGTCATGACCCTGCAGGGAAGCAGCATGACCCAGTAAGTGCAGAGGGGGCCTTGGATGTGggaaggactggggaagtagTGTTACCTCAGCACAGGGGCAAACACCACAGAGTAGCCAGGTGGGAGGACACCAGCGTGCAGCTTCAACCTTGGGGTTGTGGGGTTCAAGCTTTTGTTTCAGGTGGGGAGATCAGAAATTCAAAATGTGCTCTCCACCCACACTGGTTCTAATTCACACAGAAATCTCACCCACAACAGTACAAAATGGGTCCTTCAAGAGTGTTTTCTGAGGTTTAGAAAAGGACTAAAGTTGGTGAtgtaatgatgatgatgaggatgaCAGAAGCCAGAGCACCAAGAACTGAGGTGCAGGGCTTCCCAGGTTCAGGAGCTGAGCAAGGTGCTCTGTGTCATTTCATGTGCACCTTCTCACCTTTGTTATATATGTCCACATTAttagtataatatataaaatgaaaaagtgcATTACAATTATGAAACTTGTACTCATTTGTTAGATAGGAATGAAGCCTTGTTTGCATTGGGCTGCCTGACCATGGACACAGGGTATCACAGAATCCTGGCAGGCAGTCCCATCAGCAAGCCACCCAGCCATTCCTCTTCCCTGTCACTGCAGAAAGAGCCGTTCCCACTGTGCTCTTTCTCATGGGATTCCGGTGATCACAGGGCAGATCAGTGGTGGCGCCTGTTGCATGCACTATGGAGGAACAGCCACAGGTCACAAGAGAGGTCACAGTAGGGGAGGCTGATGATCATTCAGCACAGATCATGCTCTTGGGCCCCCTCCAGAACCTCCATGAGCTCACCACATGGTCCCCATGCTTGAAAACAGCCTTCTCAATCTCAAAGCAGTCATAAGGCAGTTTTGTAAAGGAAAACTGTATGGTAGATGATTATGACATGAAAAC from Urocitellus parryii isolate mUroPar1 chromosome 3, mUroPar1.hap1, whole genome shotgun sequence carries:
- the LOC144253893 gene encoding olfactory receptor 7E178-like, giving the protein MRNTAEGCANNIEEKNLTIISEFHLCGFSEDPNLQPLLFGLFLSMYLVTVLGNLLVILAVSSDPHLHTPMYFFLSNLSLADICFISTTVPKMLTNIQTHSRAISYVGCLTQMSLFVIFACMDDLLLTVMAYDRFMAICHPLHYPVIMNLHLCGFLVLVSLLFALFESQLCILIALGFTNFTEVDISNFFCDPTQVLSLSCYDNFSGNMIKYFLGAIYGFLPVLGILLSYYEIVSSILKIPSLSGKYKASSACGSHLSVVCLFYGTGIGAHLGSAVSSSPKKDVVSSVIYSVVTPMLNPFIYSLRNKDIKNALRRLLSRTV